Proteins encoded together in one Mycoplasma miroungirhinis window:
- the pth gene encoding aminoacyl-tRNA hydrolase, with translation MKLIIGLGNPGEMYNNTRHNIGFAVIDNLVKKLELDNGWKEKFKGEFVKGEDFIIAKPLTYMNLSGDFVQQIVQFFKISTNDIIVVYDDMDHAVGKAVVKTTGSAGGHNGMADIINKLNTKELKRLKIGIGRPIGAAKDYVLAKIPVVDQEIFNKTINRSVEFLETFLFNDIRFAITQFNTEVD, from the coding sequence ATGAAACTAATTATTGGTCTGGGGAATCCTGGTGAAATGTATAATAACACAAGACATAATATTGGATTTGCTGTTATTGATAATTTAGTAAAAAAATTAGAACTAGATAACGGATGAAAAGAAAAGTTTAAAGGTGAGTTTGTTAAAGGTGAAGATTTTATTATTGCAAAACCTTTAACTTATATGAATTTAAGTGGTGATTTTGTTCAACAAATTGTTCAGTTTTTTAAAATTTCTACAAATGATATTATCGTAGTTTATGACGATATGGATCACGCTGTTGGTAAAGCTGTTGTGAAAACCACAGGTTCAGCTGGTGGACATAATGGAATGGCAGATATAATTAATAAATTAAATACAAAAGAATTAAAAAGATTAAAAATTGGAATAGGTCGACCTATTGGAGCAGCAAAAGATTATGTATTAGCCAAAATACCTGTAGTAGATCAAGAAATTTTTAATAAAACTATAAATAGAAGTGTAGAGTTTTTAGAAACATTTTTATTTAATGATATTAGATTTGCTATTACCCAATTTAATACAGAGGTAGATTAA
- a CDS encoding hemolysin family protein, with the protein MLEESPKILYALNSSQSMETMSNNNNLFLQIILFVVLILLLITSAIISGSETAYTSLNLAKIENMLEKKEKGAKLIKKHYLSFNQTLSTILFVNNLVNIGSSALTSYILGIWLGANSQLVPIISTVVLTPIIVVFSEIIPKLIAKSHTIGFLKLAVYFIHFWYILTFPITILISKLGKKVLVTNSEEEIKSMLNIASDEGVLETKEAKLTQNALDLDSTKVQRHYIRLKDVSYIKSNASIIDALKLFNETQYSRLPILKNDKFIGIVHLKDIFFLKQGKVLNYLKSVPKVTVNMSLSKALEKMRLNRSQMAFVIQNNTSDEVKGIITMEDILEELVGEIYDEYDTNEEIYEISLEKSRANGDVEIKTLFKQLDIEIELEESEEEMELADWIVLKQGHNLHKNDRFVYQDELAFKIIKNGKTNQTTIIEINIL; encoded by the coding sequence ATGTTAGAAGAATCCCCGAAAATACTTTATGCTTTAAATTCTAGTCAAAGTATGGAAACCATGTCAAATAATAACAATCTATTTTTACAAATTATACTATTCGTTGTTTTAATTTTATTATTAATTACATCAGCTATAATTTCTGGATCTGAAACAGCTTATACTTCTTTAAACTTAGCAAAAATAGAAAATATGCTAGAAAAAAAAGAAAAAGGTGCTAAATTAATAAAAAAACATTATTTATCATTTAATCAAACATTAAGTACAATATTATTTGTTAATAATTTAGTAAATATTGGTTCCTCTGCACTTACCTCATATATTTTAGGTATATGATTAGGTGCAAATAGTCAATTAGTACCAATTATTTCAACAGTAGTTTTAACACCTATCATAGTTGTATTTAGTGAAATCATTCCTAAGTTAATAGCCAAATCACATACAATTGGTTTTTTAAAATTAGCTGTATATTTTATTCATTTTTGATATATTTTAACTTTTCCGATTACTATTCTTATATCAAAACTAGGAAAAAAAGTTTTAGTTACAAATAGTGAAGAAGAAATTAAATCGATGTTAAATATTGCTAGTGATGAAGGTGTGTTAGAAACAAAAGAAGCTAAATTAACACAAAATGCATTAGATTTAGATTCAACTAAAGTACAAAGACACTATATTAGATTAAAAGATGTTTCATATATAAAATCTAATGCTTCAATTATTGATGCTTTAAAATTATTTAATGAAACTCAATATTCAAGACTACCAATTTTAAAAAATGATAAATTTATTGGTATTGTTCATTTAAAAGATATCTTTTTCTTAAAACAAGGTAAAGTACTGAATTATTTAAAGTCTGTACCTAAAGTAACTGTTAATATGAGTCTATCTAAAGCATTAGAAAAAATGCGTTTAAATCGAAGTCAAATGGCGTTTGTTATTCAAAATAATACTTCAGATGAAGTTAAAGGTATTATTACAATGGAAGATATTCTAGAAGAACTTGTTGGTGAAATTTATGATGAATATGATACTAACGAAGAGATATATGAAATTTCATTAGAAAAATCAAGAGCTAATGGAGATGTAGAAATTAAAACATTATTTAAACAATTAGATATAGAAATTGAATTAGAAGAATCAGAAGAAGAAATGGAATTAGCTGATTGAATAGTTTTAAAACAAGGTCATAATTTGCACAAAAACGACCGTTTTGTTTATCAAGATGAATTAGCATTTAAAATTATTAAAAATGGGAAAACTAATCAAACTACAATAATTGAAATAAACATTTTATAA
- the ftsH gene encoding ATP-dependent zinc metalloprotease FtsH: MKNTKDNDNKKPNSFWNSKATKWMITFIIIAIIIAIILVIVFVRKDYTETKDIYFLQDQITRAADSTGDNVYLTKFTDNGYAGRFEVTMIDGNVPNSFYVYAMPWQKEGFYKSVNYLLINDKNTIDSLKNALISPNGENGVLNAALVPSNSASAWIRAIPSVIITIIMIIFFFLMFKSSGQISGITQSKSQAIRVESKVKFSDIAGNEEAKEEVMELVDYLKNPKKYSAAGARIPKGILLGGPPGTGKTLLAKATAGEAKVPFLFISASSFVELFVGMGAKRVREMFREARKSSPAIIFIDELDAVGRSRGAGIGGGNDEREQTLNQLLVEMDGITENSGILIMAATNRTDVLDPALLRPGRFDRTITVGLPDVKEREAILKLHARGKRIDKTINFAQVAKRTPGFSGAQLENVVNEASLLSVREKTGVITIEQIDEAIDRVMSGPAKKSRTISKEENIAVAYHEAGHAVVGIKIKGGNKVQKITIIPRGNAGGYNLMMPEEEKYNRSKKDLIAIITSFMGGRAAERLIYGEENVSTGASDDISKATQIARRMVTEWGMSELGPIKYEEDSSNPFLGRDYTKNASFSSKVGQEIDLAVRKIIMEADKKASEILAENRELLELIKEALVIKETIVAEEIEYISTHMKLPPQVLDDKAKYGGSEPTTELDFDTLINEVEKDNSKSEQKTTETNE; the protein is encoded by the coding sequence ATGAAAAACACTAAAGATAATGATAATAAAAAACCTAATTCATTTTGAAATTCCAAAGCAACAAAATGAATGATTACATTTATTATTATTGCAATTATTATTGCTATCATATTAGTTATTGTTTTTGTAAGAAAAGATTACACTGAAACAAAAGATATTTATTTCTTACAAGATCAAATAACAAGAGCTGCAGATAGTACAGGTGATAATGTTTATTTAACTAAATTCACTGATAATGGTTATGCTGGACGGTTTGAAGTAACTATGATTGATGGAAATGTACCAAATAGTTTTTATGTTTATGCAATGCCATGACAAAAAGAAGGATTTTATAAATCAGTTAATTACTTACTAATTAATGATAAAAACACAATTGATTCACTAAAAAATGCTTTAATATCACCTAATGGAGAAAATGGTGTTTTAAATGCAGCATTAGTACCAAGTAATAGTGCAAGTGCATGAATAAGAGCAATACCATCAGTAATTATTACAATTATTATGATTATTTTCTTCTTCTTAATGTTCAAAAGTTCAGGACAAATATCAGGAATTACTCAATCTAAAAGTCAAGCAATTAGGGTAGAATCTAAAGTTAAATTCTCAGATATTGCAGGTAATGAAGAAGCCAAAGAAGAAGTAATGGAACTTGTAGATTATTTAAAAAATCCTAAAAAATATTCTGCAGCTGGAGCAAGAATTCCAAAAGGTATTTTATTAGGAGGCCCTCCAGGGACAGGAAAAACTTTACTAGCAAAAGCAACAGCTGGAGAAGCTAAAGTACCATTTCTATTTATTTCTGCATCAAGTTTTGTTGAATTATTTGTTGGTATGGGTGCAAAAAGAGTTAGAGAAATGTTTAGAGAAGCTCGTAAATCATCACCAGCAATTATATTTATAGATGAATTAGATGCTGTAGGAAGAAGCCGTGGAGCTGGAATTGGAGGAGGAAATGATGAAAGAGAACAAACTCTTAACCAATTACTAGTTGAAATGGATGGAATTACTGAAAATAGCGGTATTTTAATAATGGCCGCAACAAATAGAACAGATGTTTTAGACCCTGCATTATTAAGACCTGGTCGTTTTGATAGAACTATTACAGTAGGTTTACCTGATGTAAAAGAAAGAGAAGCAATTTTAAAACTTCATGCTAGAGGAAAAAGAATTGATAAAACAATTAATTTTGCACAAGTTGCAAAAAGAACTCCAGGATTTAGTGGTGCTCAATTAGAAAACGTTGTTAATGAAGCATCATTATTAAGTGTTAGAGAAAAAACAGGTGTTATTACTATCGAACAAATTGATGAAGCAATTGATAGAGTAATGAGCGGACCTGCTAAAAAATCTAGAACTATTTCAAAAGAAGAAAATATTGCAGTTGCATACCATGAAGCAGGACATGCAGTTGTAGGAATTAAAATTAAAGGTGGAAATAAAGTTCAAAAAATTACCATTATTCCTAGAGGAAATGCTGGTGGTTATAACTTAATGATGCCTGAAGAAGAAAAATATAATCGTTCTAAAAAGGATCTTATTGCAATTATTACCTCATTTATGGGAGGAAGAGCTGCTGAAAGATTAATTTATGGTGAAGAGAATGTCTCAACTGGAGCAAGTGATGATATTTCTAAGGCTACTCAAATCGCAAGAAGAATGGTTACTGAGTGAGGAATGAGTGAATTAGGTCCAATTAAATATGAAGAAGATTCTTCAAATCCATTTTTAGGAAGAGACTATACAAAAAATGCTTCATTTAGTTCTAAAGTAGGACAAGAAATTGATTTAGCTGTTAGAAAAATTATTATGGAAGCAGATAAAAAAGCATCTGAAATCCTAGCAGAAAATCGTGAATTATTAGAATTAATTAAAGAAGCATTAGTAATTAAAGAAACTATTGTTGCTGAAGAAATAGAATATATTTCAACACATATGAAATTACCACCTCAAGTTCTTGATGATAAAGCAAAATATGGTGGTAGTGAACCAACAACTGAATTAGATTTTGATACATTAATCAACGAAGTTGAAAAAGATAATTCTAAATCAGAACAAAAAACCACTGAAACAAATGAATAA
- the serS gene encoding serine--tRNA ligase, with amino-acid sequence MLDLKSLLQDPNKAIRGLKNRNFDTNELLKLIDLVTKRNKKTFELEQNQALRNQLSEQIGIFKRNKQPVGDILKQVNEVKLLIEKENTELNSLNQQVEDIALRIPNIPYDDVPVGVDEDENVVINEYAKLGRGLVKNVKAHYEIAKDLDIVDFERSVKLAQSRFVLYKKEGAKLVRALANFMLDTHINNGYEELMPAHLVNAQMLMGTGQLPKFKEDLYKLENEDLWLIPTAEVPVTNYHNQEIIDLSKTKKFVAYTKCFRSEAGSGGKDTRGLIRQHEFHKVELVKLSNKENVLKDFYDTVEDAKNILKLLEIPFREVVLCTGDIGFSSAKTIDLELWIPSEQKYRETSSISVFFDFQARRSMIRYRDNENKVQYANTINGSGLAIDRVVAAILENYQNADGTISIPQALIPYFGKDLIK; translated from the coding sequence ATGTTAGATCTAAAATCTTTATTACAAGACCCAAACAAAGCAATCAGAGGTTTAAAAAACCGAAATTTTGACACCAATGAACTATTAAAATTAATTGATCTTGTTACTAAAAGAAATAAAAAAACATTTGAACTAGAACAAAATCAAGCACTAAGAAATCAATTAAGTGAACAAATTGGAATTTTCAAAAGAAATAAACAACCAGTTGGTGATATTTTAAAACAAGTTAATGAAGTCAAATTATTAATTGAAAAAGAAAATACTGAATTAAATTCTTTAAATCAACAAGTAGAAGATATTGCACTAAGAATACCTAATATTCCTTATGATGATGTCCCTGTCGGTGTAGATGAAGATGAAAATGTTGTTATTAATGAATATGCAAAACTGGGAAGAGGTTTAGTTAAAAATGTAAAAGCGCATTATGAAATTGCAAAAGATTTAGACATAGTTGATTTCGAAAGATCAGTAAAATTAGCTCAAAGTCGTTTTGTTTTATATAAAAAAGAAGGTGCAAAATTAGTTAGAGCACTTGCAAATTTTATGTTAGATACACATATTAATAATGGTTATGAAGAACTAATGCCAGCACATTTAGTTAATGCACAAATGTTAATGGGTACTGGACAACTTCCTAAATTTAAAGAAGATTTATACAAATTAGAAAATGAAGATTTATGATTAATTCCTACTGCTGAAGTTCCAGTAACAAACTATCATAATCAAGAAATTATTGATTTATCAAAAACAAAGAAATTTGTTGCTTATACTAAATGTTTTCGTTCAGAAGCTGGAAGTGGTGGAAAAGATACTCGTGGTTTAATTAGACAACATGAATTTCATAAAGTTGAACTTGTTAAGTTATCAAATAAAGAAAATGTTTTAAAAGATTTTTATGATACTGTTGAAGATGCTAAAAATATTTTAAAACTTCTTGAAATTCCTTTTAGAGAAGTTGTTTTATGTACTGGTGATATTGGATTTAGTTCAGCAAAAACTATTGATTTAGAATTATGAATTCCTAGTGAACAAAAATACCGTGAAACTTCATCTATTTCAGTATTTTTTGACTTTCAAGCAAGAAGATCAATGATTAGATATCGTGATAATGAAAATAAAGTTCAATATGCAAACACAATTAATGGTAGTGGTTTAGCAATAGATAGAGTTGTAGCAGCGATTTTAGAAAATTATCAAAATGCAGATGGAACAATATCAATTCCTCAAGCGTTAATACCTTACTTTGGAAAAGATTTAATCAAATAA
- the recO gene encoding DNA repair protein RecO, with amino-acid sequence MEKIYKGIVINKQPYADADEIVTILTPSKKITFVAKGTQKPLSKNRVSLQLLNVIEVEIFEARLVSKISKLKTSTTVISFNLNTDKIVTIKLLKLLNALKENFYLVTDICFDLFENFGYGNDFKILLYILNQALYCFGLYPNYKGCVICNRKDQITNFEFYQGGYLCFKHSNVNKDSEYLKSIYFLNKDFDEYQKNFNKFYIREVFNELWQFLEENTYI; translated from the coding sequence ATGGAAAAAATATATAAAGGTATTGTTATAAATAAACAACCATATGCTGATGCAGATGAAATTGTTACTATATTAACACCATCTAAAAAAATTACTTTTGTGGCAAAAGGAACTCAAAAACCGTTATCAAAAAATAGAGTATCTTTACAACTATTAAATGTCATTGAAGTAGAAATTTTTGAAGCTAGATTAGTTTCAAAAATATCCAAATTAAAAACGTCTACTACTGTTATTTCTTTTAATTTAAATACTGATAAGATTGTGACTATAAAGCTTTTAAAATTATTAAATGCATTAAAAGAAAATTTTTATTTAGTTACTGATATTTGTTTTGATTTATTTGAAAATTTTGGTTATGGTAATGATTTTAAAATACTTTTATATATTTTAAATCAAGCATTATATTGTTTTGGATTATATCCTAATTACAAAGGTTGTGTTATTTGTAATAGAAAAGACCAAATAACTAATTTCGAATTTTATCAAGGTGGTTATTTGTGTTTTAAACACTCAAATGTAAATAAAGATAGTGAATATTTAAAATCTATTTATTTTTTAAATAAAGATTTTGACGAATATCAAAAAAACTTTAATAAATTTTATATCAGAGAAGTGTTTAATGAACTTTGGCAATTTTTAGAAGAAAATACTTATATTTAA
- the tilS gene encoding tRNA lysidine(34) synthetase TilS, producing the protein MEETLLLAVSGGADSMFMLDKYKKRNIVVAFVNYNKRSDSWKDEFIVTQFCKKHNIRIHKLHIAQDFEYKGNFQDIARKQRYDFFKTIYDHYHCSKLLTAHHKDDWLETAIMQKICDRSVLYYGIKQRNVINGMNIYRPFVHKYWKSDIEEQVKAKKIDYAVDYTNAQDIYTRNKLRNKIKILTKEEKQKEIQIFQLANKKFTYTSREVEKEIQFWRNNEFSCEEKILLKIKYPQYVLFYLLHQNFENIKLSWKKLASIWFFIISPNNRTSKYLLKTDTYLYKKKNKLILN; encoded by the coding sequence ATGGAAGAAACTTTACTTTTAGCTGTTAGTGGTGGTGCTGATAGTATGTTTATGTTAGATAAGTATAAAAAAAGAAATATTGTGGTTGCGTTTGTTAATTACAATAAACGTAGTGATTCTTGAAAAGATGAATTTATTGTTACTCAGTTTTGTAAAAAACATAATATTAGAATCCATAAATTACACATTGCCCAAGATTTTGAATATAAAGGAAATTTTCAAGACATTGCAAGAAAACAAAGATATGATTTTTTTAAAACTATTTATGACCATTACCATTGTTCAAAATTACTTACTGCACATCATAAAGATGATTGGTTAGAAACAGCTATTATGCAAAAAATATGTGATAGATCTGTTTTATATTATGGTATCAAACAAAGAAATGTAATTAATGGTATGAATATTTATCGTCCCTTTGTTCATAAATATTGAAAAAGTGATATTGAAGAACAAGTCAAAGCAAAAAAAATAGATTATGCAGTTGATTATACTAATGCACAAGATATTTATACAAGAAATAAACTTAGAAATAAAATAAAGATATTAACTAAAGAAGAAAAACAAAAAGAAATTCAAATTTTTCAATTAGCGAATAAAAAATTTACTTATACTAGTAGAGAAGTTGAAAAAGAAATACAATTTTGAAGAAATAATGAATTTAGTTGTGAAGAAAAAATACTTTTAAAAATCAAATACCCACAATATGTTTTATTTTATTTATTACATCAAAATTTTGAAAATATTAAACTTTCATGAAAAAAACTTGCTTCAATATGATTTTTTATTATTTCTCCTAACAACAGAACTAGCAAATATTTATTAAAAACTGATACTTATTTATACAAAAAGAAAAACAAACTTATTTTAAATTAA
- a CDS encoding ribonuclease J — protein MTPTKLWGMGGFQEIGKSTLAIEHNNKIFILDNGIKFHDSFTTGIKGSIPDYTYLKDNQDKVMGVFITHGHEDHIGGIPYLVQQVDVKRIYAPRLAIQYLKLKFADFKIKVNVEFIELERDSKYIFDDVTVDVWTAQHSIPDAFGIRFTTPNGSIMCTGDFRFDYNPIGNLTDFSKLEQIGKEGLDILLSDSTNAMRPNHSPSESDILKDIKKHMEEATKKVIVTAFASNLTRVKVIIELAASMNKKVVSFGRSMVQSVQIGRKLGYIDVADDVFIDKKHVSKYQDNELLILTTGSQGEEMAGLAKMSMSKHPQIDIKKGDVIIFSSSPIPGNRSKIELLINRLYKLGAIIKENGVDGYLHTSGHAYKDEHKTIFKLTKPKYFMPYHGEYRMSVVHGYTATECGVKKENIVIAKMGEVYQLLDHKLSLTDQKIHIGPVFIDGEIVSKINSNILKERMELASNGFVHVIVAINKEKNIILGKPRVVSRGAFYVKNSAELVDETKRLVHSAILYTIINKKDWTIPELKQLIKDRLEPFFYKQKRRNVVVISTILMADGLKKQAKNMSPNNKTNVVKDKKTPPVKNNKKQTQETKSIEKPKKTNKRKEQS, from the coding sequence ATGACACCAACCAAATTATGGGGAATGGGAGGTTTTCAAGAAATTGGAAAATCTACTCTCGCAATCGAACATAATAACAAAATATTTATACTAGATAATGGAATTAAATTTCACGATTCTTTTACAACAGGAATAAAAGGTTCAATTCCAGACTATACCTATTTAAAAGATAATCAAGACAAAGTTATGGGTGTTTTCATAACACATGGTCACGAAGATCATATTGGAGGAATACCTTACTTAGTTCAACAAGTTGATGTAAAACGTATTTATGCACCTAGATTAGCTATCCAATATTTAAAATTAAAATTTGCTGATTTTAAAATCAAGGTCAATGTGGAATTTATTGAACTAGAAAGAGATTCAAAATACATTTTTGATGATGTAACTGTAGATGTATGAACTGCTCAGCATTCTATTCCTGATGCTTTTGGTATTAGATTTACAACACCTAATGGTTCAATTATGTGTACTGGTGATTTTCGTTTTGACTATAATCCCATTGGAAATTTAACAGATTTTAGTAAATTAGAACAAATAGGTAAAGAAGGACTTGATATTTTATTAAGTGATTCTACCAATGCTATGAGACCAAACCATTCTCCTTCTGAATCTGATATTTTAAAAGATATTAAAAAACATATGGAAGAAGCAACTAAAAAAGTTATTGTTACTGCTTTTGCTTCTAATTTAACAAGAGTCAAAGTAATAATTGAACTAGCTGCAAGCATGAATAAAAAAGTTGTATCTTTTGGACGAAGTATGGTACAAAGTGTTCAAATAGGAAGAAAATTAGGTTATATTGATGTTGCTGATGATGTTTTCATTGATAAAAAACATGTATCAAAATATCAAGATAATGAATTACTTATTTTAACAACTGGTTCTCAAGGTGAAGAAATGGCTGGACTTGCAAAAATGTCTATGTCAAAACACCCACAAATAGATATTAAAAAAGGTGATGTTATTATTTTTAGTTCGAGTCCTATCCCTGGTAATAGATCAAAAATAGAATTATTAATTAATCGCCTTTATAAGTTAGGAGCAATAATTAAAGAAAATGGTGTAGATGGTTATTTACATACATCAGGTCATGCTTACAAAGATGAACATAAAACCATTTTTAAATTAACTAAACCTAAATATTTTATGCCTTATCATGGTGAATATAGAATGAGTGTAGTTCATGGTTATACTGCAACTGAATGTGGAGTGAAAAAAGAAAATATTGTTATCGCTAAAATGGGTGAAGTATATCAATTATTAGATCACAAACTAAGTTTAACAGACCAAAAAATTCATATTGGTCCAGTATTTATTGATGGTGAAATAGTTTCAAAAATTAATTCTAATATATTAAAAGAAAGAATGGAACTAGCATCAAATGGTTTTGTTCATGTTATTGTAGCTATTAACAAAGAAAAAAATATCATTTTAGGAAAACCTAGGGTTGTAAGTCGTGGTGCATTTTATGTAAAAAATTCAGCTGAATTAGTTGATGAAACAAAAAGACTTGTACATTCAGCTATCTTATACACAATAATAAACAAAAAAGACTGAACCATACCTGAATTAAAACAATTAATAAAAGATCGACTAGAACCATTTTTCTATAAACAAAAACGTCGTAATGTGGTTGTCATATCAACTATACTAATGGCAGATGGATTAAAAAAACAAGCTAAGAATATGAGTCCAAATAATAAAACTAATGTAGTCAAAGATAAAAAAACTCCACCAGTGAAAAATAATAAAAAACAAACTCAAGAAACTAAATCAATTGAAAAACCAAAAAAAACAAATAAGCGAAAAGAGCAATCTTAA
- a CDS encoding AAA family ATPase: protein MSTIVKGKFTKEIFLSNDGNFRLTAFNVSEIIEQDNNFVLNKFKSVSLRTEKFEIEYNKIYKITLIDLKNSRYPNTYAIDQIEETKDTDKAYILKFLSSSAYKGIGLIKAQNIIDTFGLDVLDKIKEKKLKHTDLNISQETYDNLSNDLKNNEAATKLRLFIYECGLSDTFYGKLIQSCPASQFYKKYQDNPWPLYFELKNVTFSDIFKIAVKLKKDDLAQKNEVLVFDILNTYLFDSGNTKIPIANLLMEVRKKESNISQNDFFEALDELIEAKKVIKLNSLFVEPMWLYEQEKYIVTRLKYLKKHGDKNPLQIKVSKLDSVQKKAVELALQDTLSLITGAPGTGKTLVTNEIIKQLRQQYKEEDIAVVTPTGRATININKHNIIKASTIHSLLKWDTEGGYFGIKEESLSIKVLIIDEFSMVSTDLFYYLLFAINRYDLKKIILVGDKDQLPAIGSGYLINDFIKNEITNTIFLEKNYRQNENFEIIEDAKKINESQIPDFKGNRSSFIEVETSQLANIIINKIQQLHQQGYTKKDIAILSPIYKYQTGIDNLNEKIQDFYKTLENQKPYKIFSRTVYINDKVINLENDPNKNIFNGEIGYIEKISQTNANSGQILFIFVVFEGGKTISYTPSEFIKKTMLAYCTSVHKYQGSESEIVLTVLFNEAKTLLSKKLIYTAITRAKSYSFIYGQKSALEIGIKNDKDSRRSTSIQKLWEKL, encoded by the coding sequence ATGTCGACAATTGTTAAAGGAAAATTTACAAAAGAAATATTTCTATCAAATGATGGAAATTTTAGATTAACTGCTTTTAATGTGAGTGAAATTATTGAGCAAGATAATAACTTTGTACTGAACAAATTTAAAAGTGTTTCTTTGCGAACTGAAAAGTTTGAAATTGAGTACAATAAAATTTATAAAATTACTTTAATTGATTTAAAAAATTCCCGTTATCCTAATACATATGCAATAGATCAAATTGAAGAAACTAAAGATACTGATAAAGCTTATATTTTGAAATTTTTATCATCTAGTGCTTATAAAGGAATTGGTCTTATTAAAGCACAAAATATAATTGACACTTTTGGTTTAGATGTTTTAGATAAAATTAAAGAAAAAAAATTAAAACACACTGATTTAAACATTTCTCAAGAGACATATGATAATTTAAGTAATGATTTAAAAAATAATGAAGCAGCTACTAAATTACGTTTATTTATTTATGAATGTGGTTTAAGTGATACTTTTTATGGAAAACTAATTCAATCATGTCCAGCCAGTCAATTTTATAAAAAATATCAAGATAATCCTTGACCTCTTTATTTTGAACTAAAAAATGTGACATTTAGTGATATTTTTAAAATCGCAGTGAAATTAAAAAAAGATGATTTAGCTCAAAAAAATGAAGTTCTGGTTTTTGATATTTTAAACACTTATTTATTTGATTCAGGAAATACTAAAATACCTATTGCTAATTTATTAATGGAAGTTAGAAAAAAAGAATCTAATATATCTCAAAATGATTTTTTTGAAGCTTTAGATGAATTAATTGAAGCCAAAAAAGTAATTAAATTAAATAGTTTATTTGTTGAACCTATGTGACTATATGAACAAGAAAAATATATCGTTACAAGATTAAAATATTTAAAAAAACACGGAGATAAAAATCCCCTACAAATTAAAGTATCAAAATTAGATAGTGTTCAAAAAAAAGCTGTAGAATTAGCTTTACAAGATACATTAAGTTTAATCACTGGTGCTCCTGGTACTGGTAAAACATTAGTAACTAATGAAATTATTAAACAATTAAGACAACAATATAAAGAAGAAGATATTGCAGTTGTAACTCCAACAGGTAGAGCAACAATTAATATAAACAAACATAACATCATAAAAGCATCAACAATTCATTCATTACTTAAATGAGATACAGAAGGTGGTTATTTTGGAATAAAAGAAGAATCATTGAGTATTAAAGTGTTAATAATCGATGAGTTTTCGATGGTTTCTACTGATTTATTTTATTATTTATTGTTTGCAATAAATCGATATGATTTAAAAAAAATTATTTTAGTTGGTGATAAAGACCAATTACCTGCAATAGGTTCAGGTTATTTAATTAATGATTTTATTAAAAATGAAATTACCAATACAATATTTTTAGAAAAAAATTATCGTCAAAATGAAAATTTTGAAATTATAGAAGATGCAAAAAAAATAAATGAATCACAAATTCCTGATTTTAAAGGAAATAGATCATCTTTTATTGAAGTTGAAACATCTCAACTTGCAAACATAATAATTAATAAAATCCAGCAATTACATCAACAAGGGTATACAAAAAAAGATATTGCAATTTTAAGTCCAATTTATAAATATCAAACTGGAATTGATAATTTAAATGAAAAAATTCAAGATTTTTATAAAACACTTGAAAATCAAAAACCATATAAAATTTTTAGTCGAACAGTATATATTAATGATAAAGTTATTAATTTAGAAAATGATCCAAATAAAAATATTTTTAATGGGGAAATTGGATATATTGAAAAAATTTCTCAAACTAATGCAAATTCAGGGCAAATTTTGTTTATTTTTGTTGTTTTTGAAGGTGGTAAAACTATAAGTTATACACCTTCTGAATTTATTAAAAAAACAATGTTAGCTTATTGTACTTCAGTGCATAAATATCAAGGCTCAGAAAGTGAAATAGTTTTAACAGTGTTATTTAATGAAGCAAAAACCTTATTAAGTAAGAAATTAATATATACAGCCATTACACGAGCAAAATCTTATTCATTTATTTATGGACAAAAATCAGCTTTGGAAATTGGAATAAAAAATGACAAAGATTCACGTCGAAGTACTTCGATTCAAAAACTATGAGAGAAATTATAA